The Streptomyces sp. NBC_01463 DNA window GAGTTGACCGAGTAAAGGTCGAGGTCGGGGGCGTTGCGCTTGTAGTACGGCCAGGCGCCCGTCCAGGCGTCGGTCGAGGTCACCGGGTGGTTCGGGTCGATGGTGTGGATCTTCTTCGCGACGTCGTTGACGAAGGTGGTGTAGGCGTTGCGCTGCTTCTCCAGTTCGTCACCGCTGTAGCAGTTCTGGAGGCCGAGGACCGACTCGTTGCCGACGTTCCACATGAGGACGCCCGGGTGGTTCTTGTAGGTGTCGACCCACTTGGCGAACTCGGTGAGCGAGGACGACTTGTAGGCGTCGTCGGTCAGGTAGTTGACACACCCTCCGCTGCCCGGACCGCCGCCCGGCTGGAGCCAGAAGCCGCTGACGACCCGGATCCCGTTGGCCGCGGCCTCGTCCAGCAGCGGCTTCGAGGAACCGTCGGTCCCCCAGGTGCGGATGGTGTTCACGCCCATCGACTTCAGGTCGGGCAGGTAGCGCCCCGCGTCGGCGACGGACGGCCCCCAGGTCAGTCCCTTGACCTGGTACGGCTTCCCGCCGACGGTCAGCTGCCAGTTGCCCTGCGAGCCGGTGACCCGGACGGCGCCGCCGGGGTCGGGCGGGGTGCCGGTGGTGGAGCCGTAGACCTGGAACTCCCAGAGGGAGTAGCCGTATCCGCCGGCGCGGGCGGTGCCGTACATCCGGACGTAGCGCCCGGAGCCGGAGACGGCCAGTTCGTCCGTGCCGCCGTCGCCGTTGGTCACGGCCTTGAGGGTGCGCCAGTCGGATCCGTTGTCCGAGGCCTGGATCTCGTACGCCTTGCCGTAGGCGGATTCCCAGGTCAGGACGACCCTGCTGAGGTCGGCGGTGGCGCCAAGGTCCACCTGGATCCACTGCGGGTCGCGCCATTCGCTGGCCCAGCGGGTGCCGGTCAGATTTCCGTCCACGGCCGCCGACGCGGCGAGCCCGGCCCCCTCGTGGGAGGAGTCCGTGGCGGTCTTCCCCTGCGACAGCAGGGACTCGGCGGCCCGGGCGGGAGGCGCCGCCGTCAGCATCACGAGCGACGACGCGAGAAGGGCGAGAAGGGTGATCAACAGCGTGCCCGAACGCGGTCTTCGGGGCAGGGCTGCGCAAGCTCTGTGCACGTTCTCTCCTGGCAGAAGAGTGCGGGACAGGTGTCCCGTAACGAATGGGAGAGCGCTCTCCCAGGAGAGTGACGTGTACCCGTTCCGGTGTCAACGAGCGTGACGAGGTCGATTCCGCGGGGTCGTACGGACGCCCGGAATCCGGACGTCACTCCCCCGCCTGCGGTACGTGCCGGCGGTGCGCGGCTGCCTTACGGCGCGAGGCCGCGGGACTCCACCGGCAGCTCGCCGCGCTTGCCCGTCCCCACTCCGGCCGCCCGCGCGGCGGAGTGCAGGGAACGCAGGGCGAGCAGCAGGAAGCCGATGTCGTCGAGGTAGACCGGGTCGGGCAGCAGGTCGACGGGCGACACGGTGTAGAGCACCGCCGCCCAGAGCAGCGCCTTGTTGTGCAGCGGGATTCCGGCGTCGGTCAGCAGCTTCCTGGCGCGCAGGACCCGCACCAGGAGGACGGCTGCGACGCCCATGGTGAGCAGCACGAGAACCGCGGCGATGACGATCCATGTCGTGGTGTCCATGCCTCACGTGTACCCGCGGAACGGGAAATCACCGAGCGGGTGCGCGGACGGCCCCCTGTGACGGCGGCCTGGCCCTCAACTCTGCTCCTTGGCCCGCCTGCGCGAGCGGCGCTTCAGTGCGCGCCGCTCGTCCTCGCCCAGGCCGCCCCACACCCCGGCGTCCTGGCCGTTCTCCAGGGCCCACCGCAGGCACTGTTCCCTTACGGGGCAGCCTCGGCACACCGCCTTGGCGTCCTCGGTCTGCACGAGTGCGGGGCCGGTGCTCCCGATGGGGAAGAACAGGTCGGGGTCCTCTTCGCGGCATGCCGCGTGCATACGCCAGTTCTCGACGGGCATCTCACTCTCCTGACGGTCGTGTGCGTCCATTCGGCTCAGTACGCTGCGGGTGACCGCCCTGACGTTTCCGAAACCCCCCGCGGCACACGCGTCGCGGCCGTCGAAGCTGCGGGGGCGGCGGCTCCGGGGCGACCATGGGAGACAGCGGGCCTGCGTCCGGGCGCGGTGACGGCATGGGAAGGATGTCCGTGGGCGGCACTGATGACATGCGGACCGGCTGGAGAGAGGCGCAGCCGGAGGGTGTGCGCCGCTCGCCCGAAGGCGGCCTGCTGGATGTCCTCGGGGTGGCGGCGATGGTGCTGGACACCGGGGGCCGCATCGTGCTGTGGAGCCCGCAGGCGGAGCAGCTG harbors:
- a CDS encoding discoidin domain-containing protein → MHRACAALPRRPRSGTLLITLLALLASSLVMLTAAPPARAAESLLSQGKTATDSSHEGAGLAASAAVDGNLTGTRWASEWRDPQWIQVDLGATADLSRVVLTWESAYGKAYEIQASDNGSDWRTLKAVTNGDGGTDELAVSGSGRYVRMYGTARAGGYGYSLWEFQVYGSTTGTPPDPGGAVRVTGSQGNWQLTVGGKPYQVKGLTWGPSVADAGRYLPDLKSMGVNTIRTWGTDGSSKPLLDEAAANGIRVVSGFWLQPGGGPGSGGCVNYLTDDAYKSSSLTEFAKWVDTYKNHPGVLMWNVGNESVLGLQNCYSGDELEKQRNAYTTFVNDVAKKIHTIDPNHPVTSTDAWTGAWPYYKRNAPDLDLYSVNSYGDICGVRGAWESGGYNKPYIITEGGPAGEWEVPDDANGVPDEPTDVQKAEGYTKAWNCITAHQGVALGATLFHYGTEHDFGGVWFNVVPDGKKRLSYYALKKAYKGSTAGDNTPPVISNMTVQNANGAPAGQEFTVRADVRDPDNDPLTYKIYLSGNYATGDKALVEAAWRSTGNGTFAVKAPERLGVWKVYIQAEDGHGNAGIETKSVKVVVPPVSGTNLAAGRPATASSAQAGSTGCPCTAAMAFDGRMDTRWASDWSDPQSIQVDLGERKSFRHLQLVWDPAYAKAYEVLVSDDGSNWRSAYSTTSGNGDADDIDVAQTARYVKLNLTQRGTGWGYSLWEFGIYS
- a CDS encoding YkvA family protein; protein product: MDTTTWIVIAAVLVLLTMGVAAVLLVRVLRARKLLTDAGIPLHNKALLWAAVLYTVSPVDLLPDPVYLDDIGFLLLALRSLHSAARAAGVGTGKRGELPVESRGLAP
- a CDS encoding WhiB family transcriptional regulator; this translates as MPVENWRMHAACREEDPDLFFPIGSTGPALVQTEDAKAVCRGCPVREQCLRWALENGQDAGVWGGLGEDERRALKRRSRRRAKEQS